The Haloplanus sp. GDY1 genomic sequence GTCCAGCGGCCGATCCGTCGTCTCCTCCGTCGCGTGTATCGTGCTATTTGACATCGTATCCCTCCTGTGAGAGGCTGACCGGCGTCGAGAACGCGGGGACGCCGTGGGGAACGGTCGCCGCCACGTGGCCGTAGCCGTCCGCCGCCGCCCGGACGTGGGCGACGAGCGCGGCTCGGAGCAGCCACACCAGCGGCGGTCGGATGGCGTCGACGGGCCCGCTCGCTACCGTCGTCGGGCGCGGTCGGTCGTCGATGGTGGGGTGGTCGGTGGCCATGGGGTCTCGGAGCGTTCCGACGTTCCTGGGTGGGATCGTCCCTTCCGGAGTCGTCCGTCGAGTGACGTGTAGATCCTCGGGTGGGTTCAATTCATCGATCGTCGGCAGGACGGGTGATCCGATCCTCGGATCCGGCGGACGCCCCCCGCGGGTGGGTTTCGAAGGCGACGCGCTCGTCCCGAGTCCGCGGCGGGTCGGACCGCCGGGTCGACGGCCCGATCGGCGCACGCACCGCCGGCGCGTCCGGGATCGACGGGGCGGAGACATCACAGCACCTCGTCGACGTGATCCGCCACCTTGAGCGCGAGGGCTGCGATCGTGAGGGTGGGATTCATCGCGCCGCCGGTGACGAAGACGCTACTCCCGGCGATCCAGAGGTTGTCGAGGTCGTGGGTTCGCATCCGGGGCGAGACGACGCTCTCGTCGGGATCCGTCCCCATCCGTGTGGTCCCCATGTGGTGGAAGGCGGGACCGGTCGCCTCGGGGCCGACCTGCCACGTGATCTCGACGCCCAGTTCGGACAGGATCGCCTCCTGAATCTCGTTTGCGCGCCGGAGCGACCGCTCGGTCGCCTCGTCGATCCCCCAGTTGATCTCGGGGACGGGGTTCCCGTGATCGTCCGTCGTCGACGGATCCAGGCCGACGTAGTTCCCCTTTCGGGGACGTTGGCCGACGAGGCCGCCCATCGCGATGCTGTTCCCGTAGCCGTCACGGAGCGACGCGAGGAGGTCGTCGCCGAACTCCTCGCTCCCGAGCGCCATCTCGACCGGCGACGGGCCGGCGTAGTTGAAGAACTCCAGTTTGAGCGGCGTGAACGCGGCCCGGTCGCCCTCGGCCCGCGGGATTCCCTCCTCGGTGCCCTCGGTCGGATCGTCGTAGAACTGGTGGGTTTCGCTCGTGAGAAACCCGACGTGGTTCTGGCGGGTCCGCTCGTCGACGACGCCGCCGGTGCCCGCGAACAGGTGGTCCATGAGGTACTTGCCGACGAGTCCGCTGGAGTTGGCGAGGCCGTCCGGGTAGGCGTCAGACGTCGAGAGCAGGAGCAGCCGCGGCGTCTCGACGCCGCCGCAGGCCACGACGAACTGGCGTGCCGTCTGTCGGTGGGTCTCGCCGTCGGGCGTGGCGTACACCGCCGCCTCGACCGTCTCCCCCGCTCTGTCGTGTTCGAGACGCTGGACCGGAACCCGATCCAGAATTCGCGCCCCCGCCTCCCTCGCGTCGTCGACGGTGCGGGTCGCGTCGTACTTCGCGCCGGACGGACAGACCGGCTTGCACGTCCCGTAGCCGACACATTGTGACTCCCCGTCGTACGGTTCCGAGTTGCGAGCGTTCGGGACCGAGTGCATGGCGACGCCGAGCCGTTCGCACGCGTCGGCGAAGATGGAGTCGCTGTACGACGGCGGGAACGCGGGCATGGGATGTGGTCGCTCGCGTGGCGGTGCGAAGGGGTTGTCCGACGCACCCGCGACGCCGAGGGCCTCCTCCGCGCGGGCGTAGTAGGGTCGGAGGTCCTCGTAGTCGATCGGCCAGTCGGACGCGACGCCGTACCGCGACCGCGTTTCGAAATCCCCCTCGTGGAGGCGCATCACCATCCCCTGCCAGTGGAGCGTCGTGCCACCCACACCCTTGACGCGCGCCCGGTTGAGCGGATAGAACCGCTCGCCCGTCGAGGAGTACGCGTCCCGTTCGCCGCCCATGTTCCAGACCGACAGCGGGCCGTGAGCCGGGCGGATCGCCCGCTCCATCCGTTCGAGCCGTTCGTCGGCGTCGAACCGCTCGCCGGCCTCCAGCACGACGACGTCGTGCCCGCGCTCGGCGAGCGTGTGTGCGACCAGTGCCCCCGCCGGCCCGGCGCCGACGACGCAGACGTCGACCCGCTCGGAGGGCGTCCGATCGCGGTCCGCCATCACGGCTGTGGCCCCCGCTGGTAACTTGCGAGCCCGCCGGGGTGTCCCTGCGGGTTCTCTATGCCGACCAGCTCGCCGCCGGTCGGGGACGCGTACAGGGCGAACAGCAGTTCGTTGACGACGTAGTAGCGAACCCGTTCGACGTCGGACCCCTCCGGGTCGGGGTCGGTGGTGTCGACGTTCATCCGTCGGAGCGCCTCCTCGCGATCCGACCGATCGAGAGCCGCGAACCCCTCGCCGTACCACGCCTCCGCGTACTCGTCGAGATACCCGGTCGCGTCCACGACACCCGCCACGTGGCCCGGCTCGTCCTCGGCCCGCCCCCGAACGTATCGGCCGACGAACGCGTCGACGTTCTCGACCGCCGACGGATAGAGAACCTCCGCGGCGGCGACCAGCGTCGCCAGCTCGTCGTCGGTGACGGGCCGGTCGGCGTCGTCGCCCGACCCGCCCCGCTCGTCGTCCGACGACCGAAGGACCGCACCACCGCCCACGGCGACGCCGGCGGCCGCCAGCGCCGCGAGCGCATCGCGTCGAGTCAATCTCATTGGCGTGGATTAGGTCAACCTAAACTTAGGGGTTGGGTTCGCCGGCGACCAGTTCGCTCCGGACGAAGACGCCGTCGGGGGCCGACGACGGAATGTACGCTGCCGCGCCGCCACAGGCGCGGGCGTTGCGACAGCGCTCGATTCTGGGCGTGAGCGCACGGACGGTCCCGTCGGCGGCCTCCACGGGGAGGTCGAGTCGGTACGCGAACCCGCCGCCGGGTCCGTAGTCGACGAACACGGTCAGTCGAACGTCGTCCCGACCGTCGACCGCGACGGTTTCGTTCTCCACCGGACGGACGTCGCCCGCGACGTGGATCCGTCCGTCCTCGATCGAGAGGTTCACGGCGAGGCTGTCGGTGACGTTCGGCGCGACGTAGTAGACGCTGCCCTCGTCGGTCGCGATGCGAGCCGTGACGCCGATCGCCCCGTCGGGGATGCCGACGGCGGTATCGAGGCGAACGCTCCCCCCGGAGACGTCACGGACTCGCTGCAGGCGAGCGTCCTCCGGCGATCCCGCGTACGGCGCCCAGCCCCCGCGATAGACGTAGCGGTACGCGCGTCGGTCGGGGAACTCGTCCACCACTGCGAAGGGTTCGTCGTCGATGGCGTAGACGGTGCGGCCGTCGAACCCGGGGTCGTTTCGCAGCGGTTGGAACGGGTGGTTGAGCCAGTCGCCGTAGGGGTCCGGCAGGAGGACCAGGGAGTTCCGCGGCGGGCCCGCCTCGAACGGTTCGTACACGTCCTCGTAGGTGTCGGTCGCCTCCATGTTCTCCGCGATCCGCTCGTCGAGGTCGTTCGCCGTGACCGATCCGACCGCCCCCGCACTCACGACCAGGACGAGGACGAACGCCGTGCGGGCCAGCCGCCGATCCACCCGCTCGTCGAGAGCGCGATGGAGCAGACGGCCACCCCAGAGTATCCCCGCGGCCGCGAACGCCGCCGTCGGCAGGAGCAGATCGAAGTGATAGTACGGGCCGAACGCCGACACGAGACCGTCCCCGGCCCTGTCGATGTCGCCCAGGATGTTGAAGTTCCCCCAGAAGTAGACGTTACCGGCGACGATCGAGACGAACAGCCCGCCGATCACCCCCTCACGGGCCGAGGGGCGGCGGTGAACCGTGCGGGCGATCCCGAGGACCGCGAGTGCGGCTCCCAGCGCCCCCCCGGCGATCCACTCCGTGAAGAAGAGTTCGACGACTTTGCCGTTCGCTCGCATCGCCAGCTCCGGGGTGTAGTGGATCTCGTGTGCGAGGATCTCCCGGTGACCGAAGCCCAGCCCGTCGCGCGGGGCGAACGCCTCGTACGGGAACAGCCACGCCGACCCCGTTACGAGGGCGTTGTATCCGAGCGTCGTTCCGACGCCGGCCAGTCCGAGCGCCGCGACGATGGCCTGCCGCTCCAGCGCCCCCTGCCAGTCCCGGTAGAGTGACCACAGTGCGTGACAGACGAACGGCGCCGCGAACAGGACGGCCGTGTAGGGGCGGGCGAAGAAGGCGAGTCCCACGGCCGTGCCGGCGACGGCAGCCCACCGACGGTCGCCGGTTCGGTCGGCGCGGAGATAGCCGTACGCGAACCCGAGGTTCAGGAGCGTCGTCGGTGCGTACGGGAGGAACACCGACGAGTCGACGAGAAAGAGCGGCGACGCGAGGACGAACCCGCCGGCCACCAGCCCGGTCGGCCGGTCGAAGACCTCGTCGACGACCGCGACGACGAGCGCGAGATTGGCTGCCGCGATCCCGACGAGCGCCAACCGGTACCCGCCGACCAGCCGACCCAGCGCGAACATCGCGGCGGGGACCGG encodes the following:
- a CDS encoding GMC family oxidoreductase, which gives rise to MADRDRTPSERVDVCVVGAGPAGALVAHTLAERGHDVVVLEAGERFDADERLERMERAIRPAHGPLSVWNMGGERDAYSSTGERFYPLNRARVKGVGGTTLHWQGMVMRLHEGDFETRSRYGVASDWPIDYEDLRPYYARAEEALGVAGASDNPFAPPRERPHPMPAFPPSYSDSIFADACERLGVAMHSVPNARNSEPYDGESQCVGYGTCKPVCPSGAKYDATRTVDDAREAGARILDRVPVQRLEHDRAGETVEAAVYATPDGETHRQTARQFVVACGGVETPRLLLLSTSDAYPDGLANSSGLVGKYLMDHLFAGTGGVVDERTRQNHVGFLTSETHQFYDDPTEGTEEGIPRAEGDRAAFTPLKLEFFNYAGPSPVEMALGSEEFGDDLLASLRDGYGNSIAMGGLVGQRPRKGNYVGLDPSTTDDHGNPVPEINWGIDEATERSLRRANEIQEAILSELGVEITWQVGPEATGPAFHHMGTTRMGTDPDESVVSPRMRTHDLDNLWIAGSSVFVTGGAMNPTLTIAALALKVADHVDEVL
- a CDS encoding gluconate 2-dehydrogenase subunit 3 family protein, with the translated sequence MRLTRRDALAALAAAGVAVGGGAVLRSSDDERGGSGDDADRPVTDDELATLVAAAEVLYPSAVENVDAFVGRYVRGRAEDEPGHVAGVVDATGYLDEYAEAWYGEGFAALDRSDREEALRRMNVDTTDPDPEGSDVERVRYYVVNELLFALYASPTGGELVGIENPQGHPGGLASYQRGPQP
- a CDS encoding ArnT family glycosyltransferase, whose protein sequence is MRRRTYTLAAAAVALAGAAAVWIVSTQVFPYHSLNHDEGVYLQQAAMLLEGQLNLRPPLEGAFRPWFFVENGDRLYPKYTPVPAAMFALGRLVGGYRLALVGIAAANLALVVAVVDEVFDRPTGLVAGGFVLASPLFLVDSSVFLPYAPTTLLNLGFAYGYLRADRTGDRRWAAVAGTAVGLAFFARPYTAVLFAAPFVCHALWSLYRDWQGALERQAIVAALGLAGVGTTLGYNALVTGSAWLFPYEAFAPRDGLGFGHREILAHEIHYTPELAMRANGKVVELFFTEWIAGGALGAALAVLGIARTVHRRPSAREGVIGGLFVSIVAGNVYFWGNFNILGDIDRAGDGLVSAFGPYYHFDLLLPTAAFAAAGILWGGRLLHRALDERVDRRLARTAFVLVLVVSAGAVGSVTANDLDERIAENMEATDTYEDVYEPFEAGPPRNSLVLLPDPYGDWLNHPFQPLRNDPGFDGRTVYAIDDEPFAVVDEFPDRRAYRYVYRGGWAPYAGSPEDARLQRVRDVSGGSVRLDTAVGIPDGAIGVTARIATDEGSVYYVAPNVTDSLAVNLSIEDGRIHVAGDVRPVENETVAVDGRDDVRLTVFVDYGPGGGFAYRLDLPVEAADGTVRALTPRIERCRNARACGGAAAYIPSSAPDGVFVRSELVAGEPNP